From Solwaraspora sp. WMMD1047, the proteins below share one genomic window:
- the ribD gene encoding bifunctional diaminohydroxyphosphoribosylaminopyrimidine deaminase/5-amino-6-(5-phosphoribosylamino)uracil reductase RibD has product MGSVSTDEAMRRAIELAARGLGTTSPNPVVGCVLLDAAGTIVGEGFHAYAGGPHAEIVALAQAGERARGGTAVVTLEPCAHTGRTGPCTDALIAAGVARVVVGVAEPNPVASGGTATLRAAGVTVETGVRAAEAEAGNIAWLTSTRRGWPYVIWKYAATLDGRVAAADGSSMWITGEAARMDVHKLRGTVDAVVVGVGTVLADDPRLTARNLRDGSLAIRQPLRVVVDSSGRTPVDARVRDAAADTWIVTTADVGADPAGRVDLAAMLTGLHRRGVRAVLLEGGPVLAGAFLAAGLVDKVVGYLAPKLLGAGPAALGDAGIGAISDVIDLEYVDITPIGADLRITALPRKREG; this is encoded by the coding sequence ATGGGGAGCGTCTCCACCGACGAGGCGATGCGCCGCGCGATCGAACTGGCCGCGCGCGGGCTCGGCACCACCAGCCCCAACCCCGTGGTCGGCTGCGTCCTGCTCGACGCCGCCGGGACGATCGTCGGCGAGGGCTTCCACGCGTACGCGGGTGGCCCGCACGCCGAGATCGTGGCGCTCGCCCAGGCCGGCGAGCGGGCCCGGGGCGGCACCGCCGTGGTCACCCTCGAACCCTGCGCGCACACCGGCCGCACCGGCCCCTGCACCGACGCGCTGATCGCCGCCGGGGTCGCCCGGGTGGTGGTCGGCGTCGCCGAGCCCAACCCGGTCGCCAGCGGAGGCACCGCCACCCTGCGCGCCGCCGGGGTCACCGTCGAGACGGGGGTACGCGCCGCCGAGGCCGAGGCCGGCAACATCGCCTGGCTCACCTCGACCCGGCGCGGCTGGCCGTACGTGATCTGGAAGTACGCCGCCACCCTCGACGGGCGGGTCGCCGCCGCCGACGGCAGCAGCATGTGGATCACCGGCGAGGCGGCCCGGATGGACGTGCACAAGCTGCGCGGCACCGTCGACGCCGTCGTCGTGGGGGTCGGCACCGTGCTCGCCGACGACCCCCGGCTCACCGCCCGCAACCTGCGCGACGGCAGCCTCGCCATCCGGCAGCCGCTGCGGGTCGTGGTGGACAGCTCAGGGCGTACCCCCGTCGACGCCCGGGTCCGCGACGCCGCCGCCGACACCTGGATCGTGACCACCGCGGACGTCGGGGCCGACCCCGCCGGCCGGGTCGACCTGGCCGCCATGCTCACCGGGCTGCACCGGCGCGGCGTGCGCGCCGTGCTGCTGGAGGGCGGACCGGTGCTGGCCGGCGCGTTCCTCGCCGCCGGCCTGGTCGACAAGGTCGTCGGCTACCTGGCGCCGAAGCTGCTCGGCGCCGGCCCGGCCGCCCTCGGCGACGCCGGCATCGGCGCCATCTCCGACGTCATCGACCTGGAGTACGTCGACATCACACCGATCGGCGCCGATCTGCGGATCACGGCGCTGCCCCGCAAGAGGGAGGGCTGA
- a CDS encoding riboflavin synthase — protein sequence MFTGIVEELGEAGRLDWHGDGGVLAVRGPLVAADARHGDSIAVNGVCLTVVDVDGEGFTVDVMKETFDRSSLGTLAPGDPVNLERAATLATRLGGHLVQGHVDGVGAVLARDPGDRWEDVTFSLPPGLSRYLVEKGSITVDGVSLTVVSVTDDSFAVSLIPTTLAATTLGHKQVGALVNLEVDVIAKYVEKMVTGVRS from the coding sequence ATGTTCACCGGCATCGTGGAGGAGTTGGGCGAGGCGGGCCGCCTCGACTGGCACGGCGACGGCGGCGTGCTGGCGGTACGCGGACCCCTGGTGGCCGCCGACGCCAGGCACGGCGACTCGATCGCCGTCAACGGGGTCTGTCTGACCGTCGTCGACGTCGACGGCGAGGGCTTCACCGTGGACGTGATGAAGGAGACCTTCGACCGCAGCTCGCTGGGGACCCTGGCCCCCGGCGACCCGGTCAACCTGGAACGGGCCGCCACCCTGGCCACCCGGCTCGGCGGGCACCTCGTGCAGGGCCACGTCGACGGGGTCGGCGCGGTGCTGGCCCGCGACCCCGGCGACCGCTGGGAGGACGTGACGTTCTCGCTGCCGCCCGGCCTGTCCCGCTACCTGGTGGAGAAGGGCTCGATCACCGTGGACGGGGTGTCGCTGACCGTGGTCTCGGTCACCGACGACAGCTTCGCCGTCAGCCTCATCCCCACCACCCTCGCCGCGACGACGCTCGGCCACAAGCAGGTCGGCGCCCTGGTAAATCTGGAGGTCGATGTGATCGCCAAGTACGTCGAGAAGATGGTCACCGGGGTGCGGTCATGA
- the ribH gene encoding 6,7-dimethyl-8-ribityllumazine synthase, which yields MAGFGEPGADAVDATGLTVGVVAARWHGELTDHMVARATEAARACGAADVVVARVAGSVELPVVAQALARRCDVVVALGVVVRGATAHFDYVCRSVTDGLTRVALDASVPVAHGVLTVNTIEQARDRAGLPGSAEDKGWSATVAALEAALAIRSIRQPSAAVR from the coding sequence GTGGCGGGTTTCGGGGAACCGGGCGCGGACGCGGTCGACGCCACCGGGCTGACCGTCGGCGTGGTGGCGGCCCGCTGGCACGGTGAGCTGACCGACCACATGGTGGCCCGGGCCACCGAGGCGGCCCGGGCCTGCGGCGCCGCCGACGTGGTGGTGGCCCGGGTGGCCGGCTCGGTGGAGCTGCCGGTGGTCGCCCAGGCGCTGGCCCGCCGCTGCGACGTGGTGGTCGCGCTCGGCGTGGTGGTCCGCGGCGCCACCGCCCACTTCGACTACGTCTGCCGGTCGGTCACCGACGGGCTGACCCGGGTCGCCCTGGACGCCTCGGTCCCGGTCGCGCACGGCGTGCTGACCGTGAACACCATCGAGCAGGCCCGGGACCGGGCCGGCCTGCCCGGCTCCGCCGAGGACAAGGGGTGGTCGGCCACGGTGGCCGCGCTGGAGGCGGCGCTGGCGATCCGGTCGATCCGGCAGCCGTCGGCCGCCGTCCGGTAG
- a CDS encoding response regulator transcription factor, whose translation MRVLVVEDEPLLAEAIRDGLRLSAIAADLAGDGDTALELLSVNTYDIAVLDRDIPGPSGDEIAESIVASGSGMPILMLTAADRLDDKVSGFGLGADDYLTKPFDLRELVLRIRALDRRRAYSRPPVREIAGLRLDPFRREVYRDGRYVALTRKQFAVLEVLVGAEGGVVSAEELLERAWDANADPFTNAVRITVSALRKRLGEPWLIATVAGVGYRIDTDAEPGVGRADGDRG comes from the coding sequence ATGCGGGTGCTGGTCGTCGAGGATGAACCACTGCTGGCGGAGGCGATCCGCGACGGGCTGCGGCTGTCGGCGATCGCGGCCGACCTCGCCGGTGACGGCGATACGGCGCTGGAGCTGCTGAGCGTCAACACCTACGACATCGCCGTCCTCGACCGCGACATTCCCGGCCCCTCGGGCGACGAGATCGCCGAGAGCATCGTCGCCTCGGGCAGCGGCATGCCGATTCTGATGCTCACCGCGGCCGACCGGCTCGACGACAAGGTCTCCGGGTTCGGGCTCGGTGCCGACGACTACCTCACCAAGCCGTTCGACCTGCGGGAGCTGGTGCTCAGGATCAGGGCGCTCGACCGCCGGCGGGCGTACAGCAGGCCGCCGGTGCGGGAGATCGCGGGCCTGCGGCTGGATCCGTTCCGCCGCGAGGTCTACCGGGACGGTCGGTACGTGGCGCTGACCAGGAAGCAGTTCGCCGTGCTCGAGGTCCTCGTCGGTGCCGAGGGCGGTGTGGTCAGCGCCGAGGAGCTGTTGGAGCGGGCCTGGGACGCCAACGCCGACCCGTTCACCAACGCCGTCCGCATCACCGTCTCGGCCCTGCGTAAACGCCTGGGCGAGCCCTGGCTGATCGCCACCGTCGCCGGCGTCGGCTACCGCATCGACACCGACGCGGAGCCCGGCGTGGGGCGGGCGGACGGTGATCGTGGTTAG
- a CDS encoding HAMP domain-containing sensor histidine kinase, whose amino-acid sequence MRLKLTLSYAGFLMLAGALLLAVVWAFLLRYVPEKIYAPRADAEGNFAPGLPGPDRSALVDAFAPKAAAVLALLLIFGLLGGWLLAGSMLAPLTRITNATRQAANGSLSHRIQLEGRQDEFRELADAFDTMLARLEAHNAEQQRFAANASHELRTPLAITQTLLDVAGDDPNSNAAELVDRLRFVNTRAIDLTEALLLLSRADQRSFTREQVDLSLLAEEAAEALLPLAEKRGLTIETSGDITPTVGSHPLLLQLTTNLVHNAIVHNVAEQGAVWVTTSVAPGTAVLTVENTGAKLSPQLVATIVEPFQRGTGRVRDGQAGVGLGLAIVRSIAQAHDGTLSLTPRPAGGLRVTVRLPAAGR is encoded by the coding sequence GTGCGCCTCAAACTCACCCTCAGCTACGCCGGGTTCCTGATGCTGGCCGGCGCCCTGCTGCTCGCCGTGGTGTGGGCGTTCCTGCTGCGCTACGTACCCGAGAAGATCTACGCGCCCCGGGCCGATGCCGAGGGCAATTTCGCCCCCGGGTTGCCCGGGCCGGACCGCTCCGCCCTGGTGGACGCCTTCGCCCCGAAGGCGGCCGCGGTGCTGGCCCTGCTGCTGATCTTCGGTCTGCTGGGCGGCTGGCTCCTCGCGGGGAGCATGCTCGCACCGCTGACCCGGATCACGAACGCCACCCGCCAAGCCGCCAACGGATCACTCTCCCACCGGATCCAGTTGGAGGGCCGCCAGGACGAGTTCCGGGAACTCGCCGACGCCTTCGACACCATGCTCGCCCGGCTGGAAGCGCACAACGCCGAACAGCAGAGATTCGCCGCGAACGCCTCCCACGAGCTGCGCACCCCGCTGGCGATCACCCAGACCCTGCTCGACGTGGCCGGCGACGACCCGAACAGCAACGCCGCCGAGCTTGTCGACCGCCTCCGCTTCGTCAACACCCGGGCGATCGACCTCACTGAGGCGCTGCTCCTGCTCAGCCGCGCCGACCAGCGGTCCTTCACCCGGGAACAGGTCGACCTGTCCCTGCTGGCGGAAGAGGCCGCGGAGGCGCTGCTCCCGCTCGCGGAGAAACGCGGCCTCACCATCGAGACCTCGGGCGACATCACCCCCACCGTCGGCTCCCACCCGCTGCTGCTGCAGCTGACCACCAACCTCGTGCACAACGCGATCGTCCACAACGTGGCTGAACAGGGCGCGGTGTGGGTGACGACAAGCGTCGCGCCCGGGACCGCGGTGCTCACGGTCGAGAACACCGGCGCGAAGCTCTCGCCGCAGCTGGTCGCCACCATCGTCGAGCCGTTCCAGCGCGGCACCGGACGGGTCCGCGACGGCCAGGCGGGGGTCGGCCTCGGCCTGGCGATCGTCAGGAGCATCGCCCAGGCACACGACGGAACCCTCTCTCTCACCCCTCGGCCCGCCGGCGGGCTCCGCGTGACGGTGCGGCTACCCGCCGCCGGGCGGTGA
- the vanA gene encoding D-alanine--(R)-lactate ligase — protein MDRVRIGIVFGGSSEEHPISVKSAREVARHLDPDRYEPFYLGITTGGAWQLCAGPEADWADADCRPVVLSADRAVHGLLVLDRGRYEAIGLDLVFPVLHGRLGEDGAMQGLLELAGIPYVGCDVQSSALCMDKALTYTVAGSAGIATPNFRTVPGNENPDPDLFTYPVFVKPARSGSSFGVSKVSRAADLPGAVESARRYDSKVLVEEAVVGSEVGCAVLGNDPELFVGEVDRVALSHGFFRIHQESRPETGSENSTFVVPADIPAESRVLVQETAKAIYRALGCRGLARVDLFLTGDGTVVLNEVNTMPGLTSYSRYPRMMAAAGVPLAEVIDRVVSLALTGKSQ, from the coding sequence ATGGATAGGGTGCGGATCGGAATCGTTTTCGGGGGCTCTTCCGAGGAGCACCCCATCTCCGTCAAGTCGGCGCGGGAGGTCGCCCGGCACCTCGACCCCGACCGGTACGAACCGTTCTACCTCGGGATCACGACCGGCGGCGCCTGGCAGCTCTGCGCCGGGCCGGAGGCGGACTGGGCGGACGCCGACTGCCGTCCGGTTGTGTTGTCCGCGGACCGCGCCGTCCACGGACTGCTCGTCCTGGACCGGGGTCGGTACGAGGCGATCGGCCTCGACCTGGTGTTTCCCGTGCTGCACGGCAGGCTGGGCGAGGACGGCGCGATGCAGGGTCTGCTGGAGCTGGCCGGCATCCCCTACGTCGGCTGCGACGTGCAGAGTTCCGCCCTGTGCATGGACAAGGCGCTCACCTACACCGTCGCCGGCAGCGCGGGCATCGCCACGCCGAACTTCCGGACGGTGCCGGGGAACGAGAATCCCGACCCCGACCTGTTCACCTATCCCGTGTTCGTGAAGCCGGCCCGGTCGGGGTCGTCCTTCGGCGTGAGCAAGGTGTCCCGCGCTGCCGACCTGCCGGGGGCGGTGGAGTCCGCGAGACGGTACGACTCGAAGGTGCTGGTCGAGGAGGCCGTGGTCGGCAGCGAGGTCGGCTGCGCCGTTCTGGGCAACGATCCGGAGCTGTTCGTGGGCGAGGTGGATCGGGTCGCGCTCTCCCATGGCTTCTTCAGGATCCACCAGGAGAGCCGACCTGAGACCGGTTCGGAGAACTCGACCTTCGTGGTTCCGGCTGACATCCCGGCCGAATCGCGCGTGCTCGTCCAGGAGACGGCGAAGGCCATCTACCGGGCGCTGGGGTGCCGCGGGCTGGCGCGGGTGGACCTGTTCCTCACCGGGGACGGCACTGTGGTCCTCAACGAGGTCAACACGATGCCCGGCCTGACCTCGTACAGCCGCTATCCGAGGATGATGGCGGCCGCCGGGGTGCCGCTCGCCGAGGTGATCGACCGGGTCGTGTCGCTGGCGCTGACGGGGAAGTCGCAGTGA
- a CDS encoding D-isomer specific 2-hydroxyacid dehydrogenase family protein — protein sequence MSHPAVGVTIYGCGPDEAALFRELAPRLGVEPTITDEPVSEANADLAVGNRCISVSHRSDIAPGTLSALSRVGVRYISTRSIGYNHIDLDHAERVGIAVGNVAYSPDSVADYTLMLMLMAVRHAKSTLRRADVHDYRLDDARGRELRDLTVGVVGTGRIGAAVIARLRGFGCRILAHDRRRKVPADYVPLDELLRRSDIVTLHAPLTARTRHLLDRQRIERMKRDAYLVNTGRGALVDTEALVAALDSGRLGGAALDVVEGEEGIFYADRRGKPIECKSLLRLQELPNVIVTGHTAYYTDHALSDIVENSLINCREFGGGKQHG from the coding sequence ATGAGTCACCCAGCAGTGGGCGTCACGATCTATGGGTGCGGGCCGGACGAGGCCGCCCTGTTCCGGGAGCTGGCGCCCCGCCTCGGCGTCGAGCCGACCATCACCGACGAGCCGGTGTCCGAGGCAAATGCGGACCTGGCCGTCGGCAACAGGTGCATCAGCGTCAGCCACCGGTCCGACATCGCACCCGGCACTCTTTCGGCGCTCAGCCGGGTCGGCGTGCGGTACATCTCCACCAGGAGCATCGGATACAACCACATCGATCTGGACCACGCCGAGCGCGTCGGCATCGCGGTCGGCAATGTCGCCTATTCGCCGGACAGCGTGGCCGACTACACCCTGATGCTGATGCTGATGGCCGTGCGACATGCGAAATCGACTCTCCGCCGGGCGGACGTCCACGATTACCGGCTGGATGATGCCCGCGGCAGGGAACTGCGCGACCTGACCGTGGGGGTGGTGGGGACCGGGCGGATCGGCGCCGCGGTCATCGCCCGGCTGCGGGGGTTCGGCTGCCGGATACTGGCGCACGACCGCCGCCGCAAGGTGCCGGCCGACTACGTTCCGCTCGATGAGCTGCTGCGGCGCAGTGACATCGTCACGCTCCACGCGCCACTCACCGCCAGGACGCGTCATCTCCTGGATCGACAACGCATCGAGCGGATGAAGCGGGACGCCTACCTCGTCAATACCGGACGTGGCGCGCTCGTCGACACCGAGGCGCTTGTGGCGGCGCTCGACAGCGGCCGGCTGGGCGGGGCCGCGTTGGATGTCGTCGAAGGCGAGGAAGGAATCTTCTACGCCGACCGCAGAGGAAAGCCCATCGAGTGCAAGTCGCTGCTGCGGCTGCAGGAACTTCCGAATGTGATTGTCACCGGGCACACCGCGTACTACACGGACCATGCCCTGAGCGACATCGTGGAGAACAGTCTCATCAATTGTCGGGAATTTGGAGGCGGGAAGCAGCATGGATAG